The Sinomicrobium kalidii genome contains a region encoding:
- a CDS encoding helix-turn-helix domain-containing protein, which yields MKYFSALFLKCIFFLTVNTVTGQEQIKDTLFGKTYEELNTLFFEWLPEDTLTARKIAATYIEKGRAEKDSVRMAKGYYYYASRFGPEMGLQYADTIIALTENSTDKSYPALGYMLKGYWHYQQTDYKAAVQCYLKAHEYAVERDNIKQIMSIRPTIAVLKGKSGDYRGALQINKEHLTALENDPKYRRIYSKGTFRDHYVPSYLNAIFNVSLGYIDLRAIDSAKKYARKGIRETLRYNDTLRYYWGISVGGKAEYYDGNYQATLDSMNKAIPHLTKKPNVVLAKYYVGKSYEGLGRNKKALATFMEVDTVAEKIDYSFGELRKVYEYMINHYGIKQQKDSQLVYIDKLLKLDEELLETRAMDGKIAREYDTPYLLRQKEKLINDLEQKDQRSRKHKLLMLVVVALFAILLAYYYQKQRIYKRRYRQLLSEDDGDAMEKRTSTSSGDIRDSGVPEETFRAIEKGLSKFEREKRFTNPDVTLYSLAKDLETNSTYLSKVVNTTRQMNFSKYLHNLRIDHVIQRLKNEERLRSYSMQGIAEEAGYNTAQSFANSFYRNTGIYPSYFVKRLQEEEFIGSRAV from the coding sequence ATGAAATACTTTTCTGCCCTGTTCCTGAAATGTATCTTTTTTTTGACCGTAAATACGGTTACAGGTCAGGAACAGATAAAGGATACCTTGTTTGGCAAGACCTATGAAGAGTTGAACACCCTGTTTTTTGAATGGCTTCCCGAAGATACTTTAACAGCGAGGAAAATTGCCGCTACATATATTGAAAAAGGCCGTGCAGAAAAGGATTCGGTGCGTATGGCCAAGGGATATTACTACTATGCCTCAAGGTTCGGCCCGGAAATGGGATTGCAATATGCTGACACTATTATAGCCTTGACTGAAAATTCAACGGATAAATCCTATCCGGCGTTAGGGTATATGTTAAAGGGATACTGGCACTATCAACAGACCGATTATAAGGCGGCCGTACAATGTTATCTGAAAGCACATGAATATGCCGTTGAACGGGATAACATCAAGCAGATCATGTCCATTCGCCCTACGATCGCCGTATTAAAAGGAAAATCCGGAGATTACAGGGGAGCATTGCAGATCAACAAGGAACATTTAACAGCCCTTGAAAACGACCCGAAATACAGAAGGATTTACAGTAAAGGCACTTTTAGAGATCATTATGTCCCCTCCTACCTGAATGCGATCTTTAACGTGTCGTTAGGTTATATTGACCTCAGGGCTATAGATTCTGCTAAAAAATATGCCCGTAAGGGAATAAGAGAAACCTTGAGGTATAACGATACGTTGAGGTATTACTGGGGGATATCTGTTGGTGGCAAGGCCGAGTATTACGATGGCAATTACCAGGCGACCCTTGACAGTATGAACAAGGCCATTCCGCATCTTACCAAAAAACCTAATGTGGTTCTGGCTAAATATTATGTGGGAAAATCGTATGAAGGATTAGGCAGGAATAAAAAGGCCCTGGCGACATTTATGGAAGTCGATACGGTTGCCGAAAAAATAGATTATAGCTTCGGAGAGCTGCGAAAGGTCTATGAATACATGATAAATCATTACGGCATAAAACAACAAAAAGACAGTCAGTTAGTATATATAGACAAATTGTTGAAGCTGGATGAAGAACTCCTGGAAACCAGGGCGATGGATGGCAAGATTGCCCGGGAGTACGATACCCCTTACCTGCTGCGCCAAAAGGAAAAACTGATAAACGATCTGGAACAAAAGGACCAGCGGAGCCGGAAACATAAATTGCTTATGCTGGTTGTTGTAGCATTGTTTGCCATACTCCTGGCATATTATTATCAGAAGCAACGAATCTATAAAAGGCGGTACAGGCAATTATTGTCTGAAGATGATGGAGATGCCATGGAGAAAAGGACTTCCACAAGTTCGGGTGACATCCGGGATTCGGGAGTTCCGGAGGAAACGTTCCGGGCTATAGAAAAAGGCCTGTCGAAGTTTGAACGGGAAAAACGGTTTACAAATCCCGATGTTACCTTATACAGCCTGGCTAAAGATTTGGAAACCAACTCTACATATCTTTCCAAAGTAGTCAATACAACCAGACAGATGAACTTCAGTAAATACCTGCACAACCTTCGTATAGATCATGTCATACAACGCCTGAAGAATGAAGAACGGCTGCGTTCATACAGCATGCAGGGAATTGCGGAAGAAGCAGGGTATAATACTGCGCAATCCTTTGCCAATTCGTTTTACCGCAATACCGGCATATACCCTTCCTATTTTGTAAAACGACTTCAGGAAGAGGAGTTTATCGGGAGCCGGGCAGTCTGA